The segment TCAACGTTGAGAAATATTAGGATATTTGAAGATGAGAATTTTGAAAATCTGAAGGTATCGTTAAAAGCAAGTAGCGTTCCTATGACCATAGAGGCTTATAGGAAAATATCAACATTAATCGAGTATCCCCTTCATATTGGGGTCACCGAAGCCGGAACGAGATTTTCAGGCACCGTCAGATCAGCCGTTGGCATCGGAACACTGCTGGCGGAAGGTATTGGAGATACATTAAGAGTATCCCTCACCGCCGATCCTGAAGAGGAGGTAAAAGTTGGCTGGGAGATTTTAAGATCTTTAGGGCTTAGAAAAAGGGGGGTGGAAATCATTTCCTGCCCCACCTGTGGTAGGACGGAGATCGACCTTATAGGCCTTGCAGAAAAAGTTGAAACGATACTACAGACGATAGAACACCCCATCACCGTAGCTGTAATGGGTTGCCCTGTAAATGGGCCAGGTGAAGCCAAAGAGGCGGATTACGGCATAGCAGGTGGTAAAAATTTGGGGATAATCTTCAAAAAGGGTGAAGTGATAAAAAAGGTGAGAGAAGAAGATCTGCTTGATGAATTTATAAAAATCATCAAGTCTGATCTAAATATATAATATATGAGAGAATCCACCAAAGGCTTTTTATCCGGATTAGCCGCCTACTCCCTCTGGGGGGTATTCCCGATATACTGGAAATTTCTAAAAGCTGTAAACCCCTTTGAAATAGTTTTCCATCGGATTATCTGGTCATTTCTATTTCTCAATCTTATTCTATTAGTTCACGGTCAATTAAAAGAAAGCTTCACATATTTAAAAGATAAAAAGATATTGAAATACTTCCTGATCAGTTCATTAATGATTGGGTCAAACTGGTTTTTATATATATGGGCGGTTAATACGGATAAGATCCTGGAGACAAGCCTTGGATACTATATGGCACCGATATTTAACGTACTATTGGGTAGAATAGTACTAAAAGAGAAGATGACCAAAGGTAGAACCATCGCATTCATTCTTGTGGTTATCGCACTGTTAAATATGGTAATAGGTTTAAACCATCTGCCATGGGTATCTGTGATACTTGCAATCACGTTTAGCTACTATGGATTTTTAAGAAAAAATGGGAAGCTTGGCTCCATTCAGGGGCTGTTTGTGGAAACATTCGTTATGGGAATCCCTTCCCTTCTATTCATAATTTACCTTTCATTCATAAATAAAAGTTCATTTTTAACGATAAGCTACAAAATTGATCTCCTCCTGATTCTTTCCGGCCCTGCCACAGCCATACCGCTACTTACCTT is part of the Calditerrivibrio nitroreducens DSM 19672 genome and harbors:
- the ispG gene encoding flavodoxin-dependent (E)-4-hydroxy-3-methylbut-2-enyl-diphosphate synthase; translated protein: MRRLTKKIKLKDIYIGGGSPITVQSMTNTDTRDLEKTVTQIKRLEKIGCEIIRIAVPDEKALENIPEILKNIKIPLIADIHFDYRLALGSIEKGVHCVRINPGNIGGVEKTRVVIQAAKLNGCAIRLGINAGSLEKDILKKMGVTSDALVESTLRNIRIFEDENFENLKVSLKASSVPMTIEAYRKISTLIEYPLHIGVTEAGTRFSGTVRSAVGIGTLLAEGIGDTLRVSLTADPEEEVKVGWEILRSLGLRKRGVEIISCPTCGRTEIDLIGLAEKVETILQTIEHPITVAVMGCPVNGPGEAKEADYGIAGGKNLGIIFKKGEVIKKVREEDLLDEFIKIIKSDLNI
- the rarD gene encoding EamA family transporter RarD — protein: MRESTKGFLSGLAAYSLWGVFPIYWKFLKAVNPFEIVFHRIIWSFLFLNLILLVHGQLKESFTYLKDKKILKYFLISSLMIGSNWFLYIWAVNTDKILETSLGYYMAPIFNVLLGRIVLKEKMTKGRTIAFILVVIALLNMVIGLNHLPWVSVILAITFSYYGFLRKNGKLGSIQGLFVETFVMGIPSLLFIIYLSFINKSSFLTISYKIDLLLILSGPATAIPLLTFAYAARRLQFITLGIMQYLAPTIAFLIGAFLYKEPLSLKHMITFILIWIALVIYILDSYIITYRYQKT